The following proteins come from a genomic window of Thiothrix winogradskyi:
- a CDS encoding vWA domain-containing protein — protein MNIDWLTPYLALIPVLLLLASTSLASTPLSHRSQRTQRSLSEVEGNTGSGVFLHPLAHLLPTTPEPQWQRHLQHALFTWLWLCLTVAIAQPVQRGAKLPDLPPERDILLLVDVSISMTLTDYTLDGQKRSRMEVLKTLLHDFANRLQGERLGMIVFAENPYLLVPLTRDPTLVQRQLQRLTPTLAGRVSAVGDAITLALKEAGKQPQRKPIFVLFTDADESIGRVDPEAAAALAAESKIPLYTIAIGSTAATMAGDTGGLAYQPVNLALLQTLSERTGAKTYQAGDAQAVEQALADITRQHQNAAEQTPRYEQQPLYHWLLLAGLLPLMLWQLWQRRANA, from the coding sequence ATGAACATCGACTGGCTCACCCCGTATCTGGCATTAATACCTGTACTGCTACTGTTGGCTTCGACTTCGCTGGCTTCGACTCCGCTCAGCCACCGCAGCCAACGGACACAGCGTTCCCTGAGCGAAGTCGAAGGGAACACGGGAAGCGGGGTCTTTCTTCATCCTCTAGCCCACTTGCTACCCACAACTCCCGAACCCCAATGGCAACGCCACCTCCAACACGCCCTTTTCACATGGCTATGGCTCTGCCTAACCGTCGCCATCGCCCAACCGGTGCAACGCGGCGCAAAACTCCCCGACCTGCCGCCCGAACGCGACATCCTGCTACTGGTAGACGTATCCATCAGCATGACCCTCACCGACTACACTCTCGACGGACAAAAACGCAGCCGCATGGAAGTCCTCAAAACCCTGCTGCACGATTTCGCCAACCGTCTGCAAGGCGAACGCCTCGGCATGATTGTGTTCGCCGAAAACCCCTACCTGCTCGTGCCGCTCACCCGCGACCCGACGCTAGTACAACGCCAACTGCAACGCCTCACCCCAACCTTGGCAGGGCGTGTCAGTGCCGTTGGCGATGCCATCACCCTCGCCCTCAAAGAAGCGGGCAAACAACCGCAACGCAAACCCATTTTCGTGCTATTCACCGATGCCGACGAATCCATCGGGCGCGTAGACCCCGAAGCCGCCGCAGCCCTAGCTGCCGAAAGCAAGATTCCACTGTACACCATCGCGATTGGCTCCACCGCCGCCACGATGGCAGGCGACACTGGCGGCTTAGCCTACCAACCCGTCAACCTTGCTCTGTTACAAACCTTGTCAGAACGCACAGGCGCGAAAACCTACCAAGCTGGTGATGCGCAAGCGGTGGAACAAGCCCTTGCTGACATTACCCGCCAACACCAAAATGCAGCGGAACAAACCCCGCGCTACGAACAGCAACCCCTGTACCACTGGCTACTACTCGCTGGTTTATTGCCGTTGATGTTGTGGCAACTCTGGCAACGGCGGGCAAACGCATGA
- a CDS encoding type I restriction-modification system subunit M has protein sequence MDHSVHNKLISFIWAIADDCLRDVYVRGKYRDVILPMVVLRRIDTLLETSKQAVLDEVNFQREEMHATELDDEPLKAASGYVFYNTSRWTLKTLFSTATNNQQILLANFEEYLLGFSANVKEIIGRFNLKAQIRHMASKQVLLDVVEKFVSPYINLTPDIAEDPDGNKLPALTNLGMGYVFEELIRKFNEENNEEAGEHFTPREVIELMTHLVFDPIKTDLPLTLTVYDPACGSGGMLTESQNFIEEKYPSTTTKRDIYLYGKEINDETYAICKSDMMIKGNNPENIKVGSTLSTDEFAADRFDFMLSNPPYGKSWASEQKNIKDGADVIDPRFKVTLYDYWGKPEVADATPRSSDGQLLFLMEMVSKMKTGGSRIASVHNGSSLFTGDAGGGESNIRRYIIENDWLDAIVQLPNNLFYNTGITTYIWLLNNNKPKERKGKVQLLDASLLFRKLRKNLGNKNCEFASEHIQQITQTYLDCAAIERELDANGDPIGIASKVFRNQDFGYYKVTIERPDRRKARFSADAIAPLRFDKALAEVMEHLYSAHGDKVYESAFLKAQEKTILGWCEDNDISLNSKAKAKLLDVKYWAGLKQLFETAQRLMVELGEAEFDDFNVFKEQVDAALKTRAIKLSVSEKNAILNAVSWYDETAVKVVKKVVKLAGKELDELLERYDCVVDDLPDFGYYLTSKKGEYLTYETSADLRDSESIPLKDSIYQYFLDEVKPHVAEAWLNMESVKIGYEISFNKYFYRHKPLRSLEAVAADILALEQQADGLIADILGLKELPA, from the coding sequence ATGGATCACAGCGTACACAACAAACTCATTTCATTCATTTGGGCTATCGCCGATGACTGTTTACGCGATGTGTATGTGCGCGGTAAGTACCGCGATGTGATTTTGCCGATGGTGGTGTTACGCCGTATCGACACCCTGTTGGAAACCAGCAAACAGGCGGTGCTGGATGAGGTCAACTTCCAGCGCGAGGAAATGCACGCCACCGAACTGGACGATGAGCCATTAAAAGCCGCTTCCGGGTACGTGTTCTACAACACTTCGCGCTGGACGCTGAAAACGCTGTTCAGCACCGCCACCAATAACCAGCAAATCCTGCTGGCAAATTTTGAAGAATACCTGTTGGGCTTCAGCGCAAACGTCAAAGAAATCATCGGGCGTTTCAACCTGAAAGCGCAAATTCGCCACATGGCTTCCAAGCAAGTGCTGCTGGATGTGGTGGAAAAGTTTGTCTCGCCCTATATCAACCTTACGCCCGACATTGCCGAAGACCCCGACGGCAACAAACTCCCCGCACTCACCAATCTCGGCATGGGCTACGTGTTTGAGGAACTGATCCGCAAATTCAACGAAGAAAACAACGAAGAGGCGGGCGAACACTTTACCCCGCGTGAAGTGATTGAGCTGATGACGCACTTGGTATTTGACCCGATCAAAACCGATTTGCCGCTGACCTTGACCGTGTATGACCCCGCGTGTGGTAGCGGTGGAATGCTTACCGAATCGCAGAACTTCATCGAAGAAAAATACCCCAGCACCACCACTAAACGCGACATTTACCTGTACGGCAAGGAAATCAACGACGAAACCTACGCCATCTGCAAATCCGACATGATGATCAAGGGCAATAACCCCGAAAACATCAAAGTCGGCTCGACGCTTTCCACCGATGAGTTCGCCGCTGACCGTTTTGACTTTATGCTCTCCAACCCGCCTTACGGCAAAAGCTGGGCTTCGGAACAAAAAAATATTAAAGACGGTGCGGATGTGATTGACCCGCGCTTTAAAGTGACGCTGTACGATTATTGGGGCAAGCCGGAAGTGGCGGATGCCACGCCGCGTTCCAGCGATGGGCAATTGCTGTTCCTGATGGAAATGGTCAGCAAGATGAAAACAGGCGGCAGCCGCATTGCTTCGGTGCATAACGGTTCTAGCTTGTTTACGGGTGATGCGGGCGGTGGGGAAAGCAATATCCGCCGCTACATTATCGAAAACGATTGGCTCGATGCGATTGTGCAATTGCCGAACAACCTGTTCTACAACACCGGCATTACCACCTACATCTGGCTGCTGAACAACAACAAGCCGAAGGAGCGCAAGGGTAAGGTGCAATTGTTGGATGCAAGTCTGTTATTCCGCAAGCTGCGCAAAAATCTGGGCAATAAAAACTGTGAGTTTGCGTCGGAACACATTCAGCAGATTACCCAAACCTATCTGGATTGCGCCGCGATTGAACGCGAACTCGATGCCAACGGCGACCCTATTGGCATTGCCAGCAAAGTGTTCCGCAATCAGGACTTCGGTTATTACAAAGTGACCATTGAACGCCCAGATCGGCGCAAGGCACGGTTTTCCGCTGATGCGATTGCGCCGTTACGCTTCGATAAAGCGTTGGCGGAAGTGATGGAACACCTTTACAGCGCGCACGGCGACAAGGTGTATGAATCCGCCTTTTTGAAGGCGCAGGAAAAAACCATTCTCGGTTGGTGCGAAGACAACGACATTAGCCTCAATAGCAAAGCGAAAGCCAAGCTGCTCGACGTGAAGTATTGGGCGGGCTTGAAACAGCTATTCGAGACGGCGCAGCGACTCATGGTTGAGTTGGGTGAAGCGGAATTTGACGACTTTAACGTGTTCAAGGAACAGGTGGATGCTGCGCTGAAAACCCGCGCTATCAAGCTGTCTGTCTCTGAAAAGAACGCCATTTTGAACGCGGTGAGTTGGTATGACGAAACCGCCGTCAAAGTGGTGAAAAAGGTGGTGAAACTGGCGGGCAAGGAATTGGATGAGTTGCTGGAACGCTATGATTGCGTGGTGGACGATTTACCGGACTTTGGGTATTACCTGACCAGCAAAAAGGGCGAATACCTCACCTATGAAACCAGCGCGGATTTGCGCGATAGCGAGTCGATTCCACTCAAAGACAGCATTTACCAATATTTCCTTGATGAGGTGAAACCGCACGTTGCCGAGGCGTGGCTGAATATGGAATCGGTGAAAATCGGCTATGAAATCAGCTTCAACAAGTATTTCTACCGTCACAAACCGTTGCGTTCGCTGGAAGCGGTGGCGGCGGATATTCTGGCGTTGGAACAGCAGGCAGATGGGCTGATTGCGGATATACTGGGTTTGAAGGAGTTACCAGCGTGA
- a CDS encoding DUF58 domain-containing protein → MPTVMPLLTEPELQALYQRARSAAADVSLQNLLEQRQAGDVASRYRGAGLDYAESRPYQPGDEPRFMHWSVTARTGKPHVKQFREERRPAIFILLDRRKAMRFGTRVRLKAAQAARVAALAAFAATQQGWAVSGVILELQPHWFPASTDTHAVWEFVHQCAATCPPLPSTDEPALASILPLINAQLVRGTHVYLLSDFFDLDAACEAHILQLLQHHPLFTVQVLDSAECELPAAGRLNLQGLDGVTHRVNLADPLLREQFRQQAAALHEGQAQRLRGWGCHYSQLLTDVDAPELAVPLPHGMGT, encoded by the coding sequence ATGCCAACCGTTATGCCCCTCCTCACCGAACCCGAACTGCAAGCCCTCTACCAACGCGCCCGCAGTGCCGCTGCTGACGTTTCCCTACAAAACCTGCTGGAACAACGCCAAGCCGGTGACGTAGCTTCGCGTTATCGCGGTGCAGGGCTGGATTACGCGGAAAGCCGCCCCTACCAACCCGGCGACGAACCGCGCTTTATGCACTGGAGCGTCACCGCCCGCACCGGCAAACCGCACGTCAAACAATTCCGTGAAGAACGCCGCCCCGCCATTTTCATCCTGCTGGATCGGCGCAAAGCCATGCGTTTCGGCACGCGGGTACGCCTCAAAGCCGCGCAAGCTGCCCGTGTTGCGGCGCTCGCCGCTTTTGCTGCCACGCAACAAGGTTGGGCAGTTTCCGGCGTAATCTTGGAACTGCAACCGCATTGGTTTCCCGCCTCCACCGATACCCACGCCGTGTGGGAATTCGTGCACCAGTGCGCGGCAACGTGCCCACCGTTGCCGTCGACGGATGAACCTGCCTTGGCAAGTATTTTGCCGCTCATCAATGCGCAACTGGTACGCGGCACACACGTTTATTTACTGAGTGATTTTTTCGATCTGGACGCGGCTTGTGAGGCACACATCCTGCAACTCCTCCAGCATCACCCGCTGTTCACCGTGCAAGTGCTGGACAGTGCCGAATGCGAATTACCCGCCGCCGGACGTTTAAATCTGCAAGGGCTGGATGGTGTTACCCACCGTGTCAATCTGGCTGATCCGCTATTGCGTGAACAGTTTCGCCAGCAAGCAGCGGCATTGCACGAAGGGCAAGCGCAACGCCTGCGCGGTTGGGGCTGCCATTACTCGCAACTGCTGACAGACGTGGATGCACCCGAATTGGCAGTACCATTACCGCATGGGATGGGCACATGA
- a CDS encoding AAA family ATPase, with protein sequence MQTQTEFLQLRSHLEQVIVGQSALLDRLMIALLTGGHILLESLPGLAKTTAVTTLASGVHASFQRIQFTPDLMPGDLTGTDIFEPQHGTFRFIPGPLFHEIVLADEINRAPPKVQSALLEAMQEHQITVGGVTRPLPELFIVMATQNPLEQSGTYPLPEAQLDRFLLHVVLQYPTADDELLILQRDRARHYGADKPVLHSPLHPQQVLQARREVAEVHVAPELERYIVALVGATRDLGQFDAAWAEYLQVGASPRASIALLRASSALAYLRGREYVVPDDILEIAPDVLRHRLVLGYAARAAGVDANAVVRKVLEGVAIP encoded by the coding sequence ATGCAAACCCAAACCGAATTCCTGCAACTGCGTTCCCACCTCGAACAAGTGATCGTGGGGCAATCCGCCTTGCTCGACCGCCTAATGATTGCACTGCTCACTGGCGGGCATATCCTGCTGGAAAGCCTGCCCGGTCTGGCAAAAACCACCGCTGTCACCACGCTCGCCAGCGGTGTCCACGCCAGCTTCCAACGCATCCAATTCACGCCGGATTTGATGCCGGGGGATTTGACCGGCACGGATATTTTCGAGCCGCAACACGGCACATTTCGCTTCATACCGGGGCCGTTATTCCACGAAATTGTGCTGGCGGATGAGATCAACCGCGCTCCGCCCAAAGTGCAATCCGCGCTGCTCGAAGCCATGCAGGAACACCAGATCACCGTCGGCGGCGTGACTCGCCCCTTGCCCGAACTGTTCATCGTAATGGCGACGCAAAACCCGCTGGAACAAAGCGGCACATACCCCTTGCCCGAAGCGCAACTCGACCGCTTTTTGCTGCACGTGGTGCTGCAATACCCAACGGCTGACGACGAATTGCTGATTTTGCAACGCGATCGGGCGCGGCATTACGGCGCGGATAAACCCGTGCTGCATTCACCCTTACACCCGCAGCAAGTCCTGCAAGCTCGACGCGAAGTGGCGGAAGTGCATGTTGCGCCGGAACTGGAACGGTACATTGTTGCGCTGGTCGGGGCTACCCGCGACTTGGGGCAGTTTGATGCAGCATGGGCAGAGTATTTGCAGGTGGGTGCATCGCCGCGTGCGTCGATTGCGTTGCTGCGAGCCAGCAGTGCGCTGGCGTATTTGCGTGGCAGGGAATACGTCGTGCCGGATGATATTTTGGAGATTGCGCCGGATGTATTGCGCCATCGGCTGGTGTTGGGGTATGCGGCACGGGCAGCGGGTGTGGATGCGAATGCGGTGGTGCGTAAGGTGTTGGAAGGGGTGGCGATTCCGTGA
- a CDS encoding DUF4381 family protein, translated as MNTSLHDLELPPEALPMMVWWLIAFVICLLLAGVFWYWRKRQSPVAMASHKLAKLPDDPANLPQLVAIMREALAPFPDKGRAGEGFLSQLDHARFAPTPCTPGTFATLKREARALLEQAR; from the coding sequence ATGAATACCAGTTTGCACGACCTCGAATTACCACCCGAAGCGTTGCCCATGATGGTGTGGTGGCTGATCGCATTCGTCATCTGTTTATTGCTGGCTGGCGTATTCTGGTACTGGCGCAAACGCCAAAGCCCTGTGGCGATGGCTTCGCACAAGCTTGCAAAGCTACCGGATGATCCTGCCAATCTGCCGCAACTGGTTGCGATAATGCGCGAAGCTCTTGCTCCCTTCCCTGATAAGGGGAGGGCTGGGGAGGGGTTTCTTTCTCAACTCGACCACGCCCGCTTCGCCCCAACACCCTGCACCCCCGGAACCTTCGCCACCCTCAAACGCGAAGCCCGCGCCCTGCTGGAACAAGCCCGATGA
- a CDS encoding vWA domain-containing protein, with protein MATLATAGKRMTFWQALHWREPLWLLLALFPLLLAVWGYFQQRRQAQTYADPHLLPWVQVTASQHSWRKWLSPQTLWAIAWVLFAISLAGPRIPQTQPDDLRPAQFDVLVVLDISRSMQATDLAPNRLQRAALELHELLSLAQGSRVGIVVYGARPHLFAPLTNDTNAVRFYLQHLETLVLPTLGTDHTVALDFAQQELAAREQALPAAVLWITDGDIPADQHAALQTRVQILQTAGIPLYSLGVGTEDGEAIPLPGGKWLEHDGQAVRSRLDSTLLQSLTVQAGGAYSAVKDDASDWQRLYTKGIAQAFPAQAEAGQQWRELYVWTLLAAMGVMFFALGKKSPLTPLLQRGEPEGRYSPVSPFAKGGLRGIFFLCFLIAFSDPPQAAETDLTNGIAAYRAEQYATATQHFTAAVFAARDDTERARALHNLGNSYFQQGDYAAAAHVFRDALTYRPEHPATEQNLELAAELQAELERRLAAANRAAADNASTGARRERDTNTLDWDQASTLTLGEGKDAPVNAPPPDLPPDFNQLVAKGMARLAETGATDPQTWRKSQQSLDDARIALQQLNDDPAALWKRLFEVEEGYPAPQTQSNALPGVLPW; from the coding sequence GTGGCAACTCTGGCAACGGCGGGCAAACGCATGACGTTCTGGCAAGCTTTACACTGGCGCGAACCCTTGTGGCTGTTGCTGGCATTGTTCCCGCTACTGCTTGCAGTATGGGGATATTTCCAGCAACGCCGCCAAGCGCAAACTTACGCCGATCCGCATTTGTTGCCGTGGGTGCAAGTGACCGCCAGCCAACACAGTTGGCGCAAGTGGCTTTCACCGCAAACACTGTGGGCGATTGCATGGGTATTATTCGCCATCAGCCTTGCCGGGCCGCGCATTCCGCAAACCCAGCCCGATGATTTACGCCCTGCCCAATTCGACGTGCTGGTGGTGCTGGACATTTCGCGCTCGATGCAAGCCACCGACCTTGCCCCCAACCGTTTGCAACGCGCCGCACTGGAATTGCACGAACTCCTCAGCCTTGCCCAAGGAAGCCGCGTGGGGATTGTGGTGTATGGCGCACGCCCGCACCTGTTCGCGCCGCTGACCAACGATACCAACGCCGTGCGCTTTTACCTGCAACATCTGGAAACGTTGGTGTTACCGACGTTGGGTACGGATCACACCGTCGCGCTCGATTTTGCCCAGCAAGAACTCGCGGCGCGTGAACAAGCATTGCCCGCCGCCGTGCTGTGGATTACCGATGGCGATATTCCTGCCGACCAACACGCTGCCTTGCAAACCCGTGTGCAAATTTTGCAAACGGCTGGCATTCCACTTTACAGCCTTGGCGTTGGCACAGAAGACGGCGAAGCCATCCCGCTCCCCGGCGGCAAATGGTTGGAACATGACGGGCAAGCGGTGCGTTCACGCCTCGATAGCACCTTGCTACAAAGCCTGACAGTGCAAGCGGGCGGTGCGTACAGCGCGGTGAAAGACGATGCCAGCGATTGGCAAAGGCTGTATACCAAGGGGATTGCACAAGCGTTTCCAGCGCAAGCCGAAGCTGGGCAACAGTGGCGAGAGTTGTATGTGTGGACGTTACTAGCGGCAATGGGTGTCATGTTCTTTGCGCTGGGGAAAAAATCCCCCCTAACCCCCCTTTTGCAAAGGGGGGAACCAGAAGGGCGATATTCTCCGGTCTCCCCCTTTGCAAAAGGGGGATTGAGGGGGATTTTCTTCCTCTGCTTCCTAATCGCATTCTCCGACCCGCCCCAAGCCGCTGAAACCGATTTAACCAACGGCATTGCCGCCTACCGCGCTGAACAATACGCCACCGCCACCCAACATTTCACCGCTGCCGTCTTCGCCGCCCGCGACGACACTGAACGCGCTCGCGCCCTGCATAACCTCGGCAACAGCTATTTCCAACAAGGCGATTACGCTGCCGCCGCGCACGTGTTCCGTGATGCGCTCACCTATCGCCCTGAACACCCTGCCACCGAACAAAACCTCGAACTCGCTGCCGAATTGCAAGCCGAACTCGAACGCCGCCTCGCCGCCGCCAACCGCGCTGCCGCCGACAACGCGAGTACTGGTGCACGCCGCGAACGCGACACCAATACCCTCGATTGGGATCAAGCCAGCACCCTCACCCTAGGCGAAGGCAAAGACGCACCGGTAAACGCTCCACCGCCCGATTTACCCCCGGATTTCAACCAACTGGTCGCCAAAGGCATGGCACGCTTAGCCGAAACTGGCGCAACTGACCCGCAAACTTGGCGTAAAAGCCAACAATCGCTCGACGATGCCCGCATTGCTTTGCAACAACTGAATGACGACCCCGCCGCCTTGTGGAAACGCTTGTTTGAAGTGGAAGAAGGCTACCCCGCCCCCCAAACCCAATCCAACGCATTACCGGGAGTTCTGCCGTGGTAG
- a CDS encoding MFS transporter gives MPTLQHGIHANLAQILHQLLQVFLVGLTIGMTRTVVPGLAETEFGLGGQQFFLLTTFVVVFGAVKAVMNLFAGRFSDRFGRKRVLITGWIAALPIPFLLLYAPNWGWVVAATALLGINQGLCWSMTLNSKLDMTHLNQKGLVNGLNEFSGYAAVALAGVVTAWLVDVYGARLGLFLFGTTVIVLGLVLAVLVVKETRPWALAHVKETPPNLPLSGEGQETDHSLRSSPDKGRLGGVSSPSLGQAFLYASWQNRNLLALNQAGLVEKFTDALVWIILPVWFVSQNLTLVQASSIIGIYALVWGASQLITGPASDRFGRKPLIVGGMWLCGIGVLLLVLTESVWLWTLEAGLIGFGMAMLYPTLGAAVADVSPPAQRSTLLGVYRFWRDFGYAVGALSMGLLAQWAQGLDVTFWLVGVAMLLSGAWVALAFTKE, from the coding sequence ATGCCCACGTTGCAACACGGTATCCACGCCAATCTCGCGCAAATCTTGCACCAGCTCCTGCAAGTGTTTCTGGTCGGTTTAACCATCGGCATGACGCGCACTGTCGTCCCCGGCTTGGCGGAAACTGAATTTGGATTGGGCGGGCAACAGTTCTTTTTGCTGACCACGTTTGTGGTGGTATTCGGCGCGGTCAAAGCGGTGATGAACCTGTTTGCGGGGCGGTTTTCTGATCGTTTCGGGCGCAAGCGGGTTTTGATTACGGGGTGGATTGCGGCGTTGCCGATTCCGTTTTTGCTACTTTACGCACCGAATTGGGGTTGGGTCGTTGCCGCCACCGCCTTGCTTGGCATTAACCAAGGCTTGTGTTGGTCGATGACCTTGAACAGCAAACTTGACATGACCCACCTGAACCAGAAAGGGCTGGTCAATGGGCTGAATGAGTTTTCTGGTTATGCGGCAGTTGCGCTGGCGGGTGTGGTTACTGCGTGGTTGGTGGATGTTTATGGCGCACGGTTGGGCTTGTTTCTATTTGGCACAACGGTGATTGTGCTGGGCTTGGTGCTGGCGGTTCTTGTGGTGAAGGAAACACGACCGTGGGCATTGGCTCATGTGAAAGAAACCCCTCCTAACCTCCCCTTATCAGGGGAGGGACAAGAAACGGATCACTCTCTTCGCTCCTCCCCTGATAAGGGGAGGCTGGGAGGGGTTTCTTCACCCTCACTAGGTCAAGCCTTCCTCTACGCCAGTTGGCAAAACCGCAATCTATTAGCCCTAAACCAAGCTGGATTGGTAGAAAAATTCACCGACGCACTGGTATGGATCATCCTTCCCGTCTGGTTCGTCTCACAAAACCTCACCCTCGTGCAAGCTAGTTCTATCATCGGCATCTACGCGCTGGTATGGGGCGCAAGTCAACTGATCACCGGTCCCGCCTCCGACCGTTTCGGGCGAAAACCTTTGATTGTCGGCGGCATGTGGCTATGCGGTATCGGCGTATTGTTGCTGGTACTCACGGAATCGGTATGGCTGTGGACGCTGGAAGCAGGTCTAATCGGTTTCGGCATGGCGATGCTTTATCCCACGCTTGGCGCGGCAGTCGCCGACGTTAGCCCACCCGCACAACGCAGCACCTTGCTTGGTGTATACCGTTTCTGGCGTGACTTCGGGTACGCGGTAGGTGCGCTGAGCATGGGCTTGCTGGCACAATGGGCGCAAGGCTTGGATGTAACCTTCTGGCTGGTCGGGGTAGCGATGTTGCTCTCCGGCGCGTGGGTTGCGTTGGCATTCACCAAGGAGTAA
- a CDS encoding type II toxin-antitoxin system PemK/MazF family toxin, which produces MKRGEIRWYTFKEPDKRRPVMILLRSDIIPYLGEVTIAPITTTIRDIPSEVALTVQDGMPRECAINFDHIQTVQKGKLGALITTLSVHKLAEVDQAVSFALSLNSFDGF; this is translated from the coding sequence ATGAAGCGTGGTGAAATTCGTTGGTACACGTTCAAAGAGCCGGATAAACGTCGCCCAGTAATGATTTTGCTGCGTTCTGACATTATCCCGTATTTGGGTGAGGTGACTATCGCGCCGATTACCACCACGATCCGCGACATTCCCAGCGAAGTGGCATTGACCGTGCAGGATGGTATGCCGCGAGAATGTGCCATCAATTTCGACCACATTCAGACAGTGCAGAAAGGCAAGTTGGGCGCTTTGATTACCACGCTTTCTGTGCACAAACTGGCGGAAGTTGATCAGGCTGTCAGCTTTGCGTTGAGCTTGAATAGTTTTGACGGGTTTTGA
- a CDS encoding sulfurtransferase has translation MTLFLKRISSVVLLLSLIMLSPAWAEGRDFLVDADWLTEQKESNKDLVILEVRYHPHRYHTVGHIEGAVQVQRFTDLGDNLAKPIMRFPTKEKFEQTLRSWGVNNDSTLVMYDDSSTALVSRLYGMLELFGYDMSKVKILDGGTIGWTGFNELTKEPTPAPKEGNVTLKEANPQLMVEWMDIYADVVANRKDNIVLVDARPADMYTGATIRHAVQGGHIPGAINIVSLDGVEGQSQTWRSAEELEAMYKDIPKDKTVYLYCHDGFRMSLGWLQLKSLGYKDIRFMNGGWPAWDGAMTLPIVQGDKPYDDDFSL, from the coding sequence ATGACATTATTCCTGAAACGTATCAGCAGCGTCGTGCTGCTTTTGAGCCTGATAATGCTGTCACCCGCATGGGCAGAAGGTCGCGATTTTCTGGTGGATGCCGATTGGCTGACCGAACAAAAAGAAAGCAACAAGGACTTGGTGATTCTGGAAGTGCGCTATCACCCACACCGTTATCACACCGTCGGGCATATTGAAGGCGCGGTACAAGTGCAACGTTTTACCGACTTGGGCGACAATCTTGCCAAGCCGATCATGCGCTTTCCCACCAAAGAAAAGTTCGAGCAAACGCTGCGTTCATGGGGCGTGAATAACGATTCCACCCTTGTGATGTACGACGATTCCAGCACCGCTTTGGTGTCCCGTTTGTATGGCATGTTGGAGCTGTTCGGTTATGACATGAGCAAGGTGAAAATTCTCGATGGCGGCACGATTGGCTGGACAGGTTTCAACGAACTCACCAAAGAGCCAACCCCAGCACCGAAAGAGGGTAACGTGACCCTCAAAGAAGCCAACCCCCAATTAATGGTGGAATGGATGGACATTTACGCTGATGTTGTTGCTAACCGCAAAGACAATATCGTGTTAGTTGATGCACGCCCTGCCGATATGTATACCGGCGCAACCATCCGTCACGCGGTGCAAGGTGGTCATATCCCCGGTGCAATCAATATCGTTAGCCTCGACGGCGTGGAAGGGCAAAGCCAGACTTGGCGTTCTGCTGAAGAACTCGAAGCGATGTACAAAGATATTCCTAAAGATAAAACCGTATACCTGTATTGCCATGACGGTTTCCGCATGAGCTTGGGCTGGTTGCAATTGAAAAGCCTTGGCTACAAAGACATCCGTTTCATGAACGGTGGCTGGCCTGCATGGGATGGCGCAATGACCCTGCCGATCGTGCAAGGTGACAAGCCGTATGATGACGACTTTTCACTGTAA
- a CDS encoding CopG family ribbon-helix-helix protein produces the protein MRTLQMTLDDDLVAELDQVVQESHTNRSAFTREALRMAIAVYHQRKLVEKHRAGYLRHPVAPDEFSVWEEEQAWGDE, from the coding sequence ATGCGAACCTTGCAAATGACCCTCGATGACGATCTGGTGGCTGAACTCGATCAGGTTGTTCAGGAAAGCCACACCAACCGCTCCGCCTTCACCCGCGAAGCCTTGCGGATGGCAATTGCGGTCTACCATCAACGCAAATTGGTAGAAAAACACCGTGCTGGCTACTTGCGTCACCCTGTTGCCCCCGACGAATTTTCAGTGTGGGAAGAAGAACAAGCGTGGGGTGATGAATGA